Sequence from the Gemmatimonadaceae bacterium genome:
CATGAACTGCCTCCCGCTCCAACCTAGGGTGAGGAACTAGTCCACGAAATCGGGTCAACTCCACCCCACGTATACGCCCCACGTATACGCCCCACGTATACGCCCCACGTATACGCCCCACGTATACGCCCCACGTATACGCCGTACGTATACGCTTCACGTATACGCTTTTTGCCGGTCCGGTCTCTCCCACAACCGCAAAACCGCCCCCTCATGCGCCGCCGTCCACAGCCAGCCCGCGCCGTCCACGGCGGTGTAGGCGAGCCTGGGCACGAGGGGGTCCTGGAAGGCGAGGATCTCGTCATCGCCGAGTCGGTCGCCGGCGGCGAGCGCACGGGCGGCGCGATCGAGAGCGGGCGCGAGGCGGGCCAGCAGGTGTCCGGCCTCGGGGAGCGCGCGGCCGTGCATGAGTTCGCCGCCGCCGAGCTGGAGCGCGCCGGCCCAGGTGGCGAGCGCATCGCGCGCGAACAACGCGCCGATTGTCCGCGCGACGGCGCAGTGGCGGGCTTCGGGGAACCCGCAATTGGCGATCATCGCCACGGCGAGCGGGGGCGGGTCGAAAAGGCCGCGGCGGTCATCGGCGATCGCTTCCAGCGCGCGCGTCATGAGCCATGGCAAGGCGTCGATGTACACCGGCGTTGCCAGCACGAGCAGATCCACGGAGCGCACCGAGGCGACCAGCGTGGCGAGGCTGCGCGGGTCGTTGGCGTCGCGGTGCACGTGCGCGATCCGGCCGTTCACGCCCTGAAGCGCCAGTCGCTCGAGCAGCTCCATCCCGAGTGCTTCGGACGTGCTTTCGCCACGGGGCTTGGCGCTGCCCACCAGCACCAGCGCTTCGCGGGGCGGCGCTGCGGCGGCGCGCCGGGCCATGGCCGGCAGGAGCGCATCGGGATGTCGCGCCGGTGCCCGGGGGCTGGGCGTGGCGGAGAGCGTGTCAACCAGACGGTCACAGGCGGCGAGCGCCACGCCGTGCGACTGATGCCGGCTGATGACCTCGGTGTGATGCGCCGGGGCGGCGAAATTCACCGCGTTGCGCTCCGCGAGGACGCGCAGGGTCGCGGCGTCGTCGAAGTCGGCGTGCTCGAGCACCGCGAGGACGCCGAAGCGCGGGCGGGTCTCGTACCGGGGGCGATGATGGGTCTCACCATCGAGGCGCCGGAAGAATGGCAGCAGCATGCTCATCGTGCGATCGAGGAGCTTCTTGCTCTCCGAGGAATAGCTGCCGAACCGTGACGGCGTGAGCAGCACCACCGTGTCGGCCTGCGCGAAGTCGCGCGCCAGGTCTCGCCCGACGTCGTGGATCTTGCAGGTGCCGGGCGTGTGCGTCCAACAGGCGAAGCAGCCCTGACACCACGCGATCGACTCGATGCGGAGCAACACGGTCTCCACGGTCGCGCCGCGGACTTCGAAGTCATGACGCAGACGCGCGGCCAGATCGTCGAGGAGCGGGTCGGGGCCGAGGGCCCCGTTGAGCAGCAGCACAGACATCGGCGGGTACGCTGAAGGCCAGGCGCGACGCGAGACATCGCACGCGTCCTCCATGCTGTCATGCGACGCCGTGGTGCGTGACAGCGAATCCCTGACGGCATCGTAGCACGATCGTAACATCGTACAAGGCAAACACTCGCGAGGGCGAGGCGTACTCGCATATGCCGATGCGTTTTCTCGTCATCGCGTTTCTTCCATGTGCGACCCACGGTCGCTGGAGGTCATCATGTTTCGCCGCTTTGCGACCGGATTGGTCGCGCCGCTCGTTGTGTTGACGGTCCTGTGCGCCGCGCCGGCGACGGCCACCGCACAGATCACCCCCACGCAGACGCAGCTCGATCCGCCGACGCTGCCGGTGCTCAAACAGCTCGATGCGTTCCTGGACTGGCATCCGGCCACCGATGACGCGCTCATCGCCAACGTCACCGCCTTCGATTCGCCGCAGTGGCTGACGCGCCATCCGTTGGCGGCCGCGTTCGTGGCGGCGCATCCCGAGGTCAGGGACGCGCTGCATCAGCGCCCGGATTTCGTGATGTGGCGTGAGCAGCAGCGGCAGCAGATGCTGCCGGACGTCCGGCGCGACCTCGCCGCGCTCGAAGCGCTCTGCGAGAAAACCCCGGCGCTCGATCGGAAACTCGCCGAGAACCCGCGGTTCTTCGATGACCCGGCCGCCGAGGTGATGGTGCCTGAACTCAAGACGCTGCGGAAGAAGCGTCCGTACCTGACGGCGGAGACGATCACCGCGCCCTATGCGGCGCTGTCGCACGACGTGTCGCGGTAGCCATGGCACCGAGCCCTCGCGCCGGAGCCTAGCACGATCGTAACGGCTCCGCTGCGAACCTGGCGGCGGGGACGGCGTACTCTGAACACAAGGGCGCGATGGTCGCGCCGCCTGCTCAGATCCTGCCCCCGTCCGCCGAGGGACTCATGCCGCTGCACGTTGATCCGCACACCGACGCCGAACGCGCGGCCTTGCGCGCGTTCCACGCGCTGCTCGACGGCCATCCGGCCATCGACGAGGAACTGATCGCCAATCCGCGGCTGCTTGAGGATCCGCGGTGGTTGGACCGGCAGCCGCGGGTGGTGGCACTCTTCGCGCGCCATCCCGGCTTGCCGGACACGCTCCGCACCGCGCGCCACGTCTTTCGCTGGCGCGAGGTGCAGCGGGCCTTGCGGCCGGCGCCTCCCGAACGGGCCGCCAGACCGGGCGCCGTGGTGCGCGCGCTCTAGGCGCTCGTGCGGCGCGCGCGCACTGGCGGTCAGCGCGACCCGGGCCGAACTTCGGGGATGTCTCTGACGCTTTGTGCCTCCGCTTTGCGCTCCGCCCCGACCTGCCGGCGGACGCCGCACCGGTTCGCCCTCCGGCAGCTGCTGCCGGTGGCGATCCCCCTCGTATTCGTGACGGCCTGCCGGACCCCGTCCACCACGCCGACCCCGCCATCGGGGGCCGCGCTCCCGGCGCCCTACGTGATTGTTGATGGCCAGTCCCAGGTCGTCGCCGCCTTCGCCGATACGTCGCAGTGGTTGCGTGAGCACCTCTGGGTCGAGACCGAGGTCGATTCGGACTACGACGGCAAGAAGGATCGCGTCCACGTGGACGTGACGCGCCCGGGGCCGACCACGACCGGCCTCAAGGTGCCGGTGGTCTACGAAACGAGTCCGTACTTCGCCGGTACGCTCGGCAGCGATCCGGTCTTCTGGCCGGTCGAGCAGGAGTTGGGCGATCCGCCACCACCGCGCACGCTGGGCAAGGGCGTCACGTTCCAGCCGAATCGGCGGATGATCGCCGCGAGCAAGGTGCGCGAGTGGGTCCCGCGCGGCTTCGCGGTCATCCATAGCGAGTCGCCGGGGACGGGGCTCAGCCAGGGGTGCATCACCATCGGCGGCATGAACGAGTCGCTCGCGCCCAAGGCCGTCATCGATTGGCTCAACGGCCGCGCGAAAGGCTACACCACGATCGACGGCACCGTCGAAGTGAAGGCCACGTGGGCGACCGGCAAGGTCGGCATGACGGGCACGAGCTTCAACGGGACGCTGCCCATCGCGGCGGCGACCACCGGGGTGAAGGGGCTCGAGGCCATCATCCCCGTCTCGCCGAACAATTCCTACTATCGCTACTATCGCGCCAACGGCCTCGTGCGGAGCCCTGGCGGCTACCTCGGCGAGGATGTCGACGTCCTCTATGACTTCGTGCAGAGTGGCGATCCGGCCAAGCGCGCTGTGTGCAACGAGCGGGTGCGCGATCAGATCATTCGTGCCGGCATCGATCGCCGCACCGGCGACCTGAGCGACTTCTGGACCAATCGCGACTACATCCTGCAGGCCAAGGGCATCAAGGCCGCGATGCTGACGGCGCACGGCTTCAACGACTGGAACGTGATGCCGAGCCACACGCAGCTGATGGTCGAGGCGGTGAAGGCGAACGGCGTGCCGGTGCAGCAGTACTGGCATCAGGGCGGCCACGGCGGCGACCCGCCAATGGCCATGATGAACCGGTGGTTCACGCGCTATCTGCTCGGCGTGAACAACGGGGTGGAGAAGGATCCAAAGGCGTTCATTGTGCGCGAGGGGCAGAACCGGCAGCAGCCCACGCCCTACGCCGACTTTCCGGTGCCGGGTGCGGCGCCCGTGACGCTCTATCCCGGCAAGGGGGGCAACGCACTGGGCACGCTGAGCACCAAGGCGCCCGGTGGTCAGGGATCGGAGTCGCTCGCCGACGACGCGAGCGTCAGCGGGGGTGCACTCGCGCTGGCGGCGACTTCAGGGAACCGCCTGCTCTTCGCGACGCCGGTCCTGACGCAACCCGTGCACCTCTCCGGCACCACGCGGGTGAGCATCACGCTGGCGTCGAACAAGCCGGCCGCCAACCTCACGGTCTGGATGGTCGAGCTCCCATGGCCGGCGGGGCAGGGGAACAACAACCAGGCCGGCATCATCACGCGCGGCTGGGCCGACCCCGCGAACGCCAAGTCGCTCCGGGTGACGGAACCGCTCGTGGCCGG
This genomic interval carries:
- a CDS encoding NAD(P)H-dependent oxidoreductase; this translates as MSVLLLNGALGPDPLLDDLAARLRHDFEVRGATVETVLLRIESIAWCQGCFACWTHTPGTCKIHDVGRDLARDFAQADTVVLLTPSRFGSYSSESKKLLDRTMSMLLPFFRRLDGETHHRPRYETRPRFGVLAVLEHADFDDAATLRVLAERNAVNFAAPAHHTEVISRHQSHGVALAACDRLVDTLSATPSPRAPARHPDALLPAMARRAAAAPPREALVLVGSAKPRGESTSEALGMELLERLALQGVNGRIAHVHRDANDPRSLATLVASVRSVDLLVLATPVYIDALPWLMTRALEAIADDRRGLFDPPPLAVAMIANCGFPEARHCAVARTIGALFARDALATWAGALQLGGGELMHGRALPEAGHLLARLAPALDRAARALAAGDRLGDDEILAFQDPLVPRLAYTAVDGAGWLWTAAHEGAVLRLWERPDRQKAYT
- a CDS encoding Xaa-Pro dipeptidyl-peptidase; translated protein: MSLTLCASALRSAPTCRRTPHRFALRQLLPVAIPLVFVTACRTPSTTPTPPSGAALPAPYVIVDGQSQVVAAFADTSQWLREHLWVETEVDSDYDGKKDRVHVDVTRPGPTTTGLKVPVVYETSPYFAGTLGSDPVFWPVEQELGDPPPPRTLGKGVTFQPNRRMIAASKVREWVPRGFAVIHSESPGTGLSQGCITIGGMNESLAPKAVIDWLNGRAKGYTTIDGTVEVKATWATGKVGMTGTSFNGTLPIAAATTGVKGLEAIIPVSPNNSYYRYYRANGLVRSPGGYLGEDVDVLYDFVQSGDPAKRAVCNERVRDQIIRAGIDRRTGDLSDFWTNRDYILQAKGIKAAMLTAHGFNDWNVMPSHTQLMVEAVKANGVPVQQYWHQGGHGGDPPMAMMNRWFTRYLLGVNNGVEKDPKAFIVREGQNRQQPTPYADFPVPGAAPVTLYPGKGGNALGTLSTKAPGGQGSESLADDASVSGGALALAATSGNRLLFATPVLTQPVHLSGTTRVSITLASNKPAANLTVWMVELPWPAGQGNNNQAGIITRGWADPANAKSLRVTEPLVAGKPVTVTFDLEPDDQIVPAGKRIGFMIFSSDKDFTLHPKPGTVLTVDLDKTTVTLPVVGGAGALK